The DNA region TTCAAGGAGTTCAGGGACCAGTTGAAATCGAGTAGCAGGTTCTTTCTCGGCTCTAACAAAGTAATGCAAGTTGCTTTAGGTCGCTCTGCTTCGGATGAGATCAGACCCGGCCTTCATAAGGTTTCAAAGGTTGCATCTTACTCCCTCTCTTTTTACCAATTACCAATCAacaaattctcttttttttctcattatatTGAATATATTCTCGGTTTTTTGTAGCTATTGCGTGGAGATTCTGGGATGGTTTTCACCAATTTGTCAAAGGAAGAAGTTGAAAGGTAACTTTggcaaaacttaaaataaaaaaaataaaaaaaaaactattctatTCATCGTTTAAATGTCGGTCCGTCCGCAACCGCAATTGTGGCTCCCGCATTGTCGTCAAGGTATCTTGACTCACCGCAACTGTGGTATCAGTCATATTGCCTGCAATGTAAAGGTTTTCTGACTCACCGCGACTgcaaccacaatttaaaaccatgatactattatatttttaatttatatatctgTTTATTTTTGGTCGTGTACTTAGCAATATAATGGAGTAAAAGTGTAGTTATGCATAATGATGAGCAAATTTATTAGTGGTGTTTGTCATGTTGTTGTTGTCTGTGTATATATATCACTGTTTTATAGATGTAATCATGTAAATTCTTTTACTTGGTGTGCTTAACTCCCCTTTTTGAAAGAAGCTGTTGATAAAAGaacaatttgttactattagcATTTTCCTACTCTTTCATTGGTGTTCCGTTTTCTTTTTCACTCTGactgaatttttttgttgatgccattTACAGGCTGTTTAAAGAATTTGAGGAGTATGACTTTGCAAGAACAGGAAGCAATGCCACTGAAAAGGTAATTAGAGTTTAGTTCATTTTTTACTTATGACTATGATTTTTTCATGCAGCATGGGATGGTTGGGGCCTTTGGGGAAAAAGCTGCAAAACAGCCATAGAAACTTTTGATttctaatttctttcatttatatAGATGCATTCATTTATATAGATGCATGGCTTGTTTATGGAACCATATTTGATATTTCTCTTCCACATCAATAGGAATCATTTGCCTGTCATATCCATTAGATCCTCAATTCTGTTTTAATCTATGAATAAAACTCACACTTTCATGATCTGAGTGTTATAGGTGGATCTCAAAGAGGGTCCATTAGAGCAATTCACCCATGAGATGGAACCTTTTCTCAGGAAGCAAGGCATGCCTGTTCGGTTAAATAAAGGTACTCTGTTGCATTGTTTTATAACTTTAGTTTAAATGCACCTGCCAAAAGTGAACATGAATCATTGGTGCTTCCAATATTACAGGAGTTGTGGAGCTTGTTTCGGATTTTGTTGTTTGTGAGGAAGGAAAGCCTTTGTCACCCGAGGCTTCTCGTATACTGGTTAGTTATTCTTTATTGTTACCTGAATAATATCACAATTTTTGTAGCGTTGTTACATTTGAGggagtgacttttttttttacttcctaGTGCATATTTTCCTATCCCTTGTCATATTTGTGTGGTGAGTAAGgatgtatatgattttgtttttcttttcaaggaAATGTTGCGTTGCAGGAAGTGTTGTTTGTGGTTTTGTTTCCTCTTTAAATtcccaatatttccaaattttTGGCCGTAGTTATCAGTAAGCTTTGGTTAGTTATATATGGTACCTACTTGTGTCAATTTAACAACTGCTATAAGTTTAAAGTGATGTTAACTGAGCTATAGTGATGGCACCTTCAATGCTAACAAAGTGACTTGTTCTTAATTACAGCGTTTAATGGGAATCAAGATGGCTACATTTCGACTTAGCTTAATTTGCAGATGGAGTCCCGATGAGTTTGAACTTTACATCGATGGACCAGATGAATCAGATATCGAATGCTCGTAGGACCTCTTTTAAAACGTAGAAGATTCTGGAGCCCCATCCTCCAAAGAAAAAAGATTACACAAGATATGACTGACGCATATGTAATTTACATCTTCAGTGCTATAGACTGTGTAGCGTTTTTTGGATTATGTATTCTTAGAAGAGTTGATTTGTGGAAATGCAGAGAGATTTCTGTGAACTAGGCCAAGCTGTAACTTTATAAAAAGTTCAAATTACTGTGATACAATTTTGATTGGCTTAGgggtttttatttttgcttgttatatataatttctatcaATTTGGAAGAGCAGAGTCTAAGTATCTCTTAAAAGGAAGGCTTAATATGGTATCactttttgtttatgttttgtaattattttgttttgatatattaaattttaaaaattttattttgattttttatgtttttacgaTGTAACATTTTAGttcattctttaatttttcgGTTATAATAAGTATTTctttaatattgaaattttaaaataattaaattaacaaaataatagataaaagttATCACTatctttagtttattttaaaaaaataaactactaAAATTATCATCTCAAACAATCCAAATGAGACCCACGCACAACCCAGTCAAGTCTACCAGCATCGTCCATGCAGATTCGTGTGCCATCGTTGTGGTAATGAGTAGGGCTTTTTGATCTGAAATTTTGAGTCCAGTGGAGCAAAGTTGGCATCGATTCACAACATTTTTCCTTCCCGTACCTTCTTATCTTTGATTTCCAAACCCAAGGCGAAGGCTTCTCTTAAAGCAGTGAAGTTCGTCGTCGACAGTGCACAAAATTTCACAAGATCTGGATTCAATGTCCAATAACAAAGGGTTTGTGTGACTGTCGGTGTCAACCTTTGTGCTCACACAGCGGCGAGGAAGGAAATtagggtttgaaaacaaaagaattGGGAATAAAAAAGAGAAGGGAGACGGCATACGGTGGTCATGATGAGGCACGATAGTGGTTGGATGATTGTTTGTCACTTTGGATCAAATTCGCTCGACTCTGCGATTTgaattccttttcattttaacATCTTCGATCTCCTTTCGTTCTTTGTTTTTATGCATTATTATCATGTTTTATGGATGATTCTTATTTTATAGTTAGTCATGAATCATTTGTTGGTTTATGTTTTTGGTTGAATCTCTCATATCTAGATGTGGCGCGACGGTGGTGAGAAGTTCTGTTCTCTCtattggtttatatttttttattaaatcatgttTGAAACTTTTGTTTACTGCTAAAAAATTAGTAACGATTATTCACTAAGGTTGCCAgcagaatttaaaaaattaaaattaaatttttaaaacttaatataccaaaataaaataatctaaaatataatggaccaaaaataataatatgcttCAAAGGAATaatttcttatcttatttttttgttttaatttcatcCTCTaacttttaaaagatttaaaataattttcttatttaattttaatgacaaGTTAATCCTTTCAAAAAAttgatcatttatttattttttaaatgagatttttaaccatttttatagatttaaaatgcaaaacttgtttcattatattttaatacatgAAAACTATAGGAATCAATTAatgtttgaaacaaaaaatgtcttataaataataagaaaataatctgatattagatttttaaatttttagttgatcatgaaattcacttttcatatattttttatcttaattatgtCTATTTTGGTTCAAACATTAATTTAACTTCTTAAatctattaaaataatattcaaaatgatattcataaatcgaaaataatcaattttttgaaagaactaacttatcataatgtaaaaaataatcattttagaactcttaaaagttaaaaaaatcaatttaaaatcaaaaaataagttacaagAACATTTGTATATTTTAGC from Glycine soja cultivar W05 chromosome 8, ASM419377v2, whole genome shotgun sequence includes:
- the LOC114422231 gene encoding mRNA turnover protein 4 homolog, with product MPKSKRNRQVTLSKTKKKGRDHKETIVNGIKDAAEKYGHVYVFSFENMRNQKFKEFRDQLKSSSRFFLGSNKVMQVALGRSASDEIRPGLHKVSKLLRGDSGMVFTNLSKEEVERLFKEFEEYDFARTGSNATEKVDLKEGPLEQFTHEMEPFLRKQGMPVRLNKGVVELVSDFVVCEEGKPLSPEASRILRLMGIKMATFRLSLICRWSPDEFELYIDGPDESDIECS